One genomic window of Stieleria sp. JC731 includes the following:
- a CDS encoding TIGR03546 family protein, with protein sequence MVVFSLKLLNNLRKAIADRRFPKQLAAGCAFGVLLGIIPHGNLLAVLVLLTLLTFQINHALMAAVAIGVSFAAPGLDEYSHQLGEYLLNHPQGHQFAVQAWTFPLMPWTDLNNTVVLGSFLIGVVSVWPVYRITLPFFRYIAPVEEEEKATDEASASDESAGIDNPADGPSAKELGTGENHDDKAVNDDSAATHPVSVRIDDSQSASRPPRWAKKGDKSSTEPLDSVLTTETHFITEEAATGSAAQQRLVETATADQLPPNEQLVSVETKIDVIRMKDYRDQDDPKGHDSDKTPSNDEALNYLLQQLRHSQQRKAAG encoded by the coding sequence ATGGTCGTATTTTCGCTCAAGCTGCTCAACAATCTTCGAAAAGCGATCGCTGATCGTCGGTTTCCAAAGCAATTGGCGGCGGGATGCGCCTTCGGCGTATTGCTGGGGATCATTCCCCACGGCAATTTGTTGGCGGTGTTGGTCTTGCTGACACTGTTGACCTTCCAAATCAATCATGCATTGATGGCTGCCGTCGCGATCGGAGTTTCCTTTGCTGCTCCTGGTTTGGACGAGTACTCACATCAACTCGGTGAGTATCTATTGAACCATCCCCAAGGTCATCAATTCGCCGTCCAGGCATGGACTTTTCCGTTGATGCCGTGGACCGATTTAAACAATACGGTGGTTCTTGGCAGCTTTCTGATCGGCGTTGTCTCGGTGTGGCCGGTTTACAGAATCACGTTGCCATTCTTCCGCTACATCGCGCCGGTTGAAGAGGAAGAAAAGGCGACTGACGAGGCCAGCGCGTCGGACGAAAGTGCTGGCATTGATAACCCTGCTGATGGACCGTCTGCTAAAGAACTCGGTACAGGCGAAAATCACGACGACAAAGCCGTCAATGACGATTCAGCCGCAACACATCCCGTATCGGTTCGGATCGATGATTCTCAATCGGCTTCCCGGCCGCCACGTTGGGCAAAGAAAGGCGACAAGTCTTCGACGGAGCCCCTCGATAGCGTGCTGACAACAGAAACACATTTCATCACCGAAGAAGCTGCGACCGGTTCGGCCGCGCAGCAGCGACTGGTCGAGACCGCCACGGCGGACCAGTTGCCACCCAATGAACAATTGGTTTCGGTGGAGACCAAAATCGATGTCATTCGAATGAAGGACTATCGCGATCAAGACGATCCGA